A genomic window from Algoriphagus sp. Y33 includes:
- a CDS encoding class I SAM-dependent methyltransferase produces the protein MGKSDLLLELYSNLGTTGALTFSSKTLVKKMLTHVDFKGAKLIIELGGGDGSITKGIVDKLDPETELLVFEISKSFCSTMEKLFPQPNVRIINDSAENIGKYIQGRKADYVLSSLPFSFIAPDVRKQILAQSKTALTHSGSFIQVCYSYMLKNLFKKYFGDVNTSFTLKNLPPAFVMVCK, from the coding sequence ATGGGTAAATCGGATTTGTTGTTGGAGCTTTATTCCAACCTGGGAACCACTGGAGCATTGACTTTCAGTTCAAAAACATTGGTTAAAAAAATGCTTACACATGTAGATTTTAAGGGAGCCAAACTGATTATTGAATTGGGAGGTGGGGACGGAAGTATAACCAAAGGGATAGTGGATAAATTGGATCCTGAAACAGAGCTTTTAGTTTTCGAAATCAGCAAATCTTTCTGTAGTACCATGGAAAAGTTGTTTCCCCAACCAAACGTCCGAATTATAAACGATTCAGCTGAAAATATAGGCAAGTATATCCAAGGCCGAAAGGCGGATTATGTACTTTCTAGCTTACCTTTCAGTTTTATTGCCCCTGATGTTAGGAAGCAGATTTTGGCACAGAGTAAAACAGCGCTTACACACAGCGGAAGTTTTATTCAGGTTTGTTATTCCTATATGTTGAAGAATCTATTCAAAAAATATTTTGGGGATGTGAACACGAGCTTTACCCTTAAAAATTTGCCTCCCGCATTTGTGATGGTCTGCAAGTAA
- a CDS encoding YaiO family outer membrane beta-barrel protein, whose product MKKASILLISFIVFSTAVTAQESFDPDVLLVDARTLIMDDKYIEGRKIAFRALSKYPDYADILILVGRSYSWEGKNDSASIYLERAIVVAPDYVDAYSAYLDNLFWADQYDDADVVLDKAKINLGETLPDELRYKESKLLYYKEDFDAAYKIAGDLFKKKHKYEGLLDYMQTLQRLRRNNAVGVAYDYDSFEGDISAWNTFSLYARTRTKLTGTLIGRVTQSSRFDDNGTLFELDAYPSLGKKMYAYLNVGGSSANFFPEFRVGASLYYNLPKAWEIDGGFRYLQFSEATTIYTASLGKYLGNWWFNLRGNLIPGTGNSLGTSANLHARYYFKTGEDFFSAQLSSGVSPDEETRDPTQLLNSYRIRLGYQQLVTERFMVYAFSGYSHDELGPDRFRNNLNFSLGVEYRF is encoded by the coding sequence ATGAAAAAAGCTTCTATTCTTCTGATTTCATTCATAGTTTTCTCAACTGCTGTAACAGCTCAGGAGTCATTTGATCCGGATGTTTTGCTTGTAGATGCAAGGACTCTGATTATGGATGATAAATATATTGAGGGTAGGAAAATCGCTTTTCGAGCATTGTCCAAATATCCAGATTATGCAGACATTCTAATTTTGGTAGGTAGGAGTTACTCCTGGGAAGGGAAGAATGATTCGGCATCAATTTATTTAGAACGAGCTATCGTAGTTGCTCCTGATTATGTGGATGCCTATTCCGCCTATCTGGATAATCTGTTCTGGGCAGATCAGTATGACGATGCCGACGTAGTTCTGGACAAGGCTAAAATAAATCTTGGAGAAACCCTTCCCGACGAGCTTCGCTATAAAGAGTCTAAGTTGCTGTATTATAAAGAAGATTTTGATGCTGCCTACAAAATAGCCGGAGACCTTTTTAAAAAAAAACACAAGTATGAAGGTCTGCTTGATTACATGCAAACCTTACAGCGCTTGAGAAGAAATAACGCTGTGGGCGTTGCTTACGATTATGATTCTTTTGAAGGAGATATTTCCGCATGGAATACTTTTTCACTTTATGCAAGAACGAGGACTAAATTGACAGGAACCCTCATAGGAAGGGTAACTCAATCCTCTAGGTTTGATGATAACGGCACACTTTTCGAACTTGATGCCTATCCATCTTTGGGAAAGAAAATGTATGCCTATTTGAATGTTGGGGGATCTTCAGCAAACTTCTTTCCGGAGTTTAGAGTGGGAGCCTCACTCTATTACAATCTGCCCAAAGCATGGGAGATTGATGGTGGGTTTAGATACCTTCAATTTTCGGAGGCCACTACAATTTACACAGCTTCTTTAGGTAAATATTTAGGCAATTGGTGGTTTAACCTTCGGGGAAATTTGATCCCAGGAACCGGCAACAGCCTCGGAACCTCCGCCAATTTGCACGCTAGATACTACTTTAAAACAGGGGAGGACTTCTTCTCCGCACAGTTGAGTTCTGGTGTTTCACCTGATGAGGAAACACGGGATCCAACCCAGCTTTTAAATTCATACCGAATTAGACTGGGTTATCAGCAGTTGGTTACCGAACGTTTTATGGTTTATGCATTCTCAGGGTATAGCCATGATGAGCTTGGCCCGGATCGGTTTAGAAACAATTTGAACTTTTCATTGGGTGTTGAATATCGTTTTTAA
- a CDS encoding peptide-methionine (S)-S-oxide reductase gives MHLPKVFDDRIVTEVSALIKFYRLEEYHRDYYNQNGAQLYRRNRFLKYISPPLGLT, from the coding sequence ATTCATTTACCTAAGGTTTTTGACGATCGAATTGTAACTGAGGTTTCGGCTCTCATTAAGTTTTACCGCCTCGAAGAATATCACAGAGATTATTATAATCAGAACGGAGCTCAGCTTTACAGGAGAAATCGCTTTTTAAAATACATTTCACCTCCTTTGGGGTTAACATGA
- a CDS encoding LTA synthase family protein, producing MAQKAEIRSNLPAKIQECLSDFWGMSLIFSVLMILLRIIELTLIFNNHAVRLSFGDVIGFSLFEDLSWILYFLGLLFILHIINSFLLSVRFAKSFTQVWLVIALLIQSALALYFFKTLQPLGKDLFAYNINDIILTVRSSGQLNATTVLCGLFISILIFFIFNFASKYLVFNTKPALIFTITMYCFLIFFYFVPVTDSKKLSDTKSNIQLNKSKYLSEQSFDYFMYKNEFYFDFYLRSLNDALFVKKEFTDPTYPFLHFTDYPDVLSPYFDSLSTPPDIVFVLLESLGKAYSGKDAYLGSFTPFLDSLESHSLVWTNTLSSTGRTFGLLPGLFAGLPYGERGFMELYQDFPHHNSLFSILGKNGYESSFFMGSDLSFDHERDFLEYAGVSKLVDIRHFDPKYKKMPSVNGFSWGYGDKELFNNGLSFFPGNNGKPQLGIFQTSTTHDPYLVPEREFYSHKFEDHLENYLKLPESKKTEYRDYKNIYMTVLYADDAVRDFITSYRKKPEFANTIFVFTGDHRLPEIPMASRIDRFHVPLIIYSPLINRPSYFKAMVSHFEVTPSLLAFLRAQVGIELPDKKIWMGQVLDTSRVFQSKIAMPLMRTKTQLIEYLNSEYFLSDDQLFVITDGLNIDPVEDQSLKNKMIGEFEDFKSKNNYTIQTRKLLPQD from the coding sequence ATGGCCCAAAAGGCTGAAATTCGATCCAACCTACCTGCAAAAATTCAAGAATGCTTAAGTGACTTCTGGGGTATGTCTCTGATTTTCTCTGTTTTAATGATTTTACTGAGAATCATTGAATTGACTTTAATTTTCAATAATCATGCTGTACGATTAAGTTTTGGAGATGTGATCGGCTTTAGCCTCTTTGAGGATCTGAGTTGGATTCTCTATTTTCTGGGCTTACTTTTTATACTTCATATCATCAATAGTTTTTTATTGTCAGTGAGGTTTGCAAAAAGTTTCACCCAAGTTTGGCTAGTGATTGCACTTTTAATTCAAAGTGCCTTGGCTCTATACTTTTTCAAAACACTTCAGCCGCTGGGGAAAGATCTTTTTGCGTACAATATAAACGACATAATTCTTACTGTCCGCTCTTCAGGACAGCTCAATGCAACCACTGTCCTCTGTGGCTTATTTATCAGCATTCTAATATTTTTCATTTTTAATTTTGCCAGTAAATACCTGGTATTTAACACGAAACCAGCCTTGATTTTTACCATTACTATGTATTGTTTTCTGATTTTTTTCTATTTCGTACCAGTCACAGACTCAAAAAAACTCAGTGATACAAAATCGAATATTCAGCTGAATAAATCCAAATACCTTTCCGAGCAATCGTTCGATTACTTTATGTATAAGAATGAGTTTTACTTTGACTTTTATCTTAGATCACTTAACGATGCTTTGTTTGTCAAAAAAGAATTTACCGATCCCACATACCCATTTCTTCATTTTACAGATTATCCTGATGTACTGAGTCCATATTTTGACAGTCTTTCCACTCCTCCTGATATTGTTTTTGTACTTCTCGAAAGTCTTGGTAAAGCATATTCCGGAAAAGATGCATATCTGGGAAGTTTTACTCCTTTTCTCGATTCATTGGAATCCCATAGTTTAGTCTGGACTAATACTTTATCTTCTACTGGCAGAACTTTTGGTCTACTCCCAGGGCTTTTTGCAGGGCTCCCTTACGGAGAAAGGGGGTTTATGGAGCTATATCAGGATTTTCCCCATCACAACAGCTTATTCAGTATCTTGGGAAAGAACGGGTATGAGTCCAGTTTTTTTATGGGGAGTGATTTAAGCTTTGATCACGAAAGAGATTTTCTTGAATACGCAGGTGTTTCAAAATTAGTTGATATCCGGCATTTCGATCCTAAGTATAAAAAAATGCCTTCTGTCAATGGCTTCTCTTGGGGATATGGAGATAAAGAATTATTTAATAACGGGTTGTCATTTTTTCCCGGAAATAACGGCAAACCTCAACTTGGAATATTCCAAACTAGCACGACACATGATCCTTATCTGGTTCCGGAAAGGGAATTCTATTCACATAAGTTTGAAGATCACTTAGAAAACTACCTGAAACTACCCGAATCTAAAAAAACTGAGTATAGAGACTATAAAAATATTTATATGACGGTACTTTATGCTGATGATGCCGTAAGGGATTTCATTACATCATACCGAAAGAAGCCAGAGTTTGCCAATACAATATTTGTATTCACCGGTGACCATCGCTTACCGGAAATACCTATGGCTTCCCGAATCGACAGATTCCATGTTCCCCTGATTATATATTCCCCATTGATCAATCGACCATCGTATTTTAAGGCGATGGTAAGCCACTTCGAAGTCACCCCTTCCCTTTTGGCATTCTTACGAGCCCAAGTGGGAATTGAACTTCCTGATAAGAAAATTTGGATGGGACAAGTGCTGGATACTTCCCGTGTGTTTCAATCCAAAATCGCCATGCCTCTAATGCGTACTAAAACCCAATTGATAGAATATTTGAATAGCGAATATTTCCTCTCAGACGATCAACTTTTTGTTATTACTGATGGCCTGAATATAGATCCTGTGGAAGATCAGAGTCTAAAAAATAAAATGATCGGAGAATTCGAGGATTTTAAAAGCAAAAATAATTACACCATACAGACTCGAAAGCTATTGCCCCAGGATTAA